From a region of the uncultured Jannaschia sp. genome:
- the pobA gene encoding 4-hydroxybenzoate 3-monooxygenase, whose amino-acid sequence MRTQVCIIGGGPSGLMLGHLLRRAGVDCVILERRSRDYVLSRIRAGVLEAGTVEMLRAAGVGARMEAEGFPHGGTWVAARNHGFRVDFEALTARQVMVYGQTEVTADLYAAHDAAGTTIVHEAEGVAIHDADGTPHVAYEKDGATHRIDCDWIAGCDGFHGVSRAAIPADVIRTVERVYPFGWLGILSRTRPAAEELIYANHENGFALASMRNAGLSRYYIQAPVDDPLDKWTDDAFWDELRRRLPANVAEAMQTGPSIEKSIAPLRSFVAEPMRWNRLFLVGDAAHIVPPTGAKGLNLAMSDVAYLSDALIRHYGGESDGLDTYSDRALARVWKATRFSWWFTTLMHRFPEDGAFERRMKEAEIDYLEHSQAAQTVMAENYVGLPL is encoded by the coding sequence ATGAGAACGCAGGTCTGCATCATCGGCGGCGGGCCATCGGGGTTGATGCTCGGGCATCTCCTGCGCCGCGCGGGCGTCGATTGCGTCATCCTCGAACGCCGGAGCCGGGACTACGTGCTAAGCCGTATCCGCGCCGGCGTGCTCGAGGCCGGGACGGTCGAGATGCTGCGGGCAGCCGGTGTCGGCGCGCGGATGGAGGCCGAGGGCTTCCCCCATGGCGGCACATGGGTCGCGGCCCGCAACCACGGCTTCCGCGTGGATTTCGAGGCGCTGACCGCCCGGCAGGTCATGGTCTACGGCCAGACCGAGGTGACGGCCGACCTCTATGCCGCCCACGACGCGGCGGGCACGACGATCGTCCACGAGGCCGAAGGGGTCGCGATCCACGACGCGGACGGCACGCCGCACGTGGCCTACGAAAAGGACGGCGCGACGCATCGGATCGACTGCGACTGGATCGCGGGCTGCGACGGGTTCCACGGCGTCTCGCGGGCCGCCATCCCTGCCGATGTCATCCGCACGGTCGAGCGGGTCTATCCCTTCGGCTGGTTGGGCATCCTGTCGCGCACCCGCCCCGCCGCCGAGGAGCTGATATATGCCAACCACGAGAACGGCTTCGCGCTGGCGTCCATGCGCAACGCGGGGCTCAGCCGCTATTACATCCAGGCCCCCGTCGACGATCCCCTGGACAAATGGACCGACGACGCCTTCTGGGACGAGCTGCGCCGCCGCCTGCCCGCCAACGTGGCCGAGGCGATGCAGACCGGCCCGTCCATCGAGAAATCCATCGCGCCGCTCCGGTCCTTCGTGGCCGAGCCGATGCGCTGGAACCGCCTGTTCCTCGTCGGCGACGCGGCGCATATCGTGCCACCCACGGGCGCCAAGGGCCTGAACCTCGCGATGTCGGATGTGGCCTATCTCTCGGACGCGCTGATCCGGCATTATGGCGGCGAGAGTGACGGGTTGGACACGTATTCCGACCGCGCGCTGGCCCGCGTCTGGAAGGCGACGCGCTTCTCGTGGTGGTTCACGACGCTGATGCATCGCTTCCCCGAGGACGGCGCGTTCGAGCGGCGCATGAAGGAGGCCGAGATCGACTATCTGGAGCATTCGCAGGCCGCGCAGACCGTGATGGCCGAGAACTACGTGGGCCTGCCGCTGTGA